The proteins below come from a single Papaver somniferum cultivar HN1 chromosome 11, ASM357369v1, whole genome shotgun sequence genomic window:
- the LOC113323657 gene encoding pre-mRNA-splicing factor CWC22 homolog: protein MDVRKSPRLPKNSSTASPFSSTGLKLKPTSTASPSSSSSSSSSSSPSSTPNHNKQTNKLISTSFIPPKLKSTPVSTTTTEKSHAVEAEKPKKKNNGGRVWKDKDEILLLTAIADYVKIGENPNSVAFCEFIQPKFSVDVDFGQIRSKIRHTKDTYLEKEKEEKKGIVLKFKTPHHKECYELSKPIWGSGGEGSETAGVENEDDAEIRKSKRGKKMKAGSMIQTKDGNATGANEQLEEVDAVVEKAATVEKRQHRKDGAEGSEAADQANKKKQGKKVGDKKHGKAGAGDVEAKADGQEEGKKKKRTEVEKERSKKKKKKRTEVGNADNVLEKLKPTADKQQECLCQLMTHQCKEQLTKAPFDLESSLNEKILQSIEPSKVMAYQQKWKEMRIAEMELFLKKNDLVREGSLLVLEALKAPPS from the coding sequence ATGGATGTTCGAAAGTCACCTAGATTGCCAAAGAATTCATCTACTGCTTCACCTTTTTCTTCTACTGGCCTGAAACTCAAACCCACTTCTACtgcttcaccttcttcttcttcttcttcttcttcttcttcttcaccttcttctacTCCTAATCACAACAAACAGACCAACAAACTCATATCCACTTCTTTTATTCCTCCAAAACTCAAATCAACTCCTGTTTCTACTACTACTACTGAGAAATCACATGCGGTTGAAGCAGAAAAACCTAAGAAGAAGAACAATGGTGGTAGAGTTTGGAAGGATAAAGATGAGATTCTTCTTCTCACAGCTATTGCGGATTATGTTAAAAtaggtgaaaaccctaattctgtaGCTTTTTGTGAATTTATTCAGCCTAAATTTAGTGTGGATGTTGATTTTGGACAAATCAGGTCTAAAATTAGACACACTAAAGATACATAtctagaaaaagaaaaggaagagaagaaggggATTGTGTTGAAATTTAAAACACCCCATCACAAAGAATGTTATGAATTGTCAAAACCGATATGGGGGAGTGGTGGTGAAGGCAGTGAAACAGCTGGGgttgagaatgaagatgatgCAGAAATCCGAAAGAGTAAGAGAGGTAAGAAGATGAAAGCTGGTTCTATGATTCAAACAAAGGATGGTAATGCTACCGGTGCTAATGAGCAACTAGAAGAGGTGGATGCTGTTGTTGAGAAAGCAGCAACAGTTGAGAAACGACAACACCGTAAAGATGGTGCCGAAGGTAGTGAAGCAGCTGATCAGGCGAACAAGAAGAAACAAGGGAAAAAAGTTGGTGATAAGAAACATGGAAAAGCTGGTGCTGGTGATGTTGAAGCAAAAGCTGATggacaagaagaaggaaaaaagaagaagaggacagaagttgaaaaagaaagaagcaagaagaagaagaagaagaggacagAAGTTGGCAATGCTGATAATGTATTGGAGAAGTTGAAACCAACAGCTGATAAGCAGCAAGAGTGTTTGTGTCAATTGATGACTCATCAATGTAAAGAACAATTAACCAAGGCACCGTTTGATTTGGAAAGTTCTCTAAATGAGAAAATTCTCCAATCGATTGAACCATCAAAGGTGATGGCATATCAGCAGAAGTGGAAAGAGATGCGGATCGCAGAGATGGAACTGTTCTTGAAAAAGAATGATTTGGTCCGTGAAGGGTCATTGCTGGTTTTGGAGGCACTGAAGGCGCCACCTTCGTAA